In Bacteriovorax stolpii, a single genomic region encodes these proteins:
- a CDS encoding spermidine synthase yields MNTVTNRKAVKIEILAITIILAFCSIVYELLLANTLAIVTGNYIWWQSMTIGIYIGGLGLGAYYSDRLRDTYKSIVNTEIVLSFFGMISVVYVYMLHGGYKYIDNLFFYTGNYHSSIYLQNLFALKIVFFVMVQALTFLIGLLSGFEIPLMVRIAEEKLGEENDNEYQIFGINYIGTLVGTTFFAYLLLPKLDVIKTSVAVALLNLAVCIYFIVRYLKVSKKVYYAFSCAILVLGILISSSEHKITQTYLKIFYYMPKILGESKQEVENLYHKLDRLPEVERSKSLYQYLDIFSYPFVYNGEVKDSTILTLDTNFQFNTATEFLYHQAFAHVSIAVNKKVPKKVLLLGGGDGLLLRELLKYDEIESIDFIELDEKMLDLAKGRFAELNQHSVSNPKVKVHINDGFYFLRNTNEKFDAIFIDFPYPNSYDLARLYSVEFYTYVRKALNPDGFAILDAPFFDKENEIKDNIRGRVMVTTIFNERNLLNNSVLASTFYYAGFKTFFPYRIADESFLFVKQDAGAIDYDFMEKSDLSRLSKETIIEMNNIKNQNFPYEISLKHINSIFKPAVVKRNEF; encoded by the coding sequence ATGAATACCGTAACTAATAGAAAAGCTGTAAAAATTGAAATCCTGGCCATTACCATTATCCTGGCCTTTTGTAGTATCGTCTACGAATTGCTTCTGGCCAACACACTGGCCATCGTGACTGGTAACTATATTTGGTGGCAGTCGATGACAATCGGTATTTATATCGGAGGTCTGGGGCTTGGGGCCTATTATTCAGATCGCCTGCGCGATACTTACAAGAGCATTGTTAACACTGAAATTGTTCTTTCATTCTTTGGGATGATCAGTGTTGTATATGTTTACATGCTTCATGGAGGATATAAATACATCGATAATCTGTTCTTCTATACTGGAAATTACCACTCGAGTATTTATCTACAAAACCTCTTTGCATTAAAGATTGTCTTTTTTGTCATGGTTCAGGCCCTGACATTTTTAATTGGTTTGCTTTCTGGTTTTGAAATTCCGCTAATGGTAAGAATTGCAGAAGAAAAACTAGGCGAAGAAAATGATAATGAGTACCAGATTTTTGGTATTAATTATATTGGAACTCTGGTTGGGACAACTTTTTTTGCATATCTTCTTTTGCCTAAATTAGATGTTATTAAAACGTCAGTGGCGGTGGCCCTGTTAAACCTTGCTGTTTGTATTTACTTCATCGTGAGGTATTTAAAGGTCAGCAAGAAAGTTTATTATGCCTTTTCATGTGCCATTTTAGTTTTGGGTATTCTCATTAGCAGTAGTGAGCACAAGATTACTCAGACTTACTTGAAAATTTTCTACTACATGCCTAAAATTTTAGGTGAAAGCAAACAGGAAGTTGAAAATCTCTATCACAAACTGGATCGTTTGCCAGAAGTTGAGCGTTCAAAATCGCTTTATCAATACCTGGATATTTTTAGTTATCCATTTGTTTATAACGGCGAGGTTAAGGATTCGACGATTTTAACCCTGGATACAAACTTTCAGTTCAATACGGCCACAGAGTTCCTTTATCACCAGGCCTTTGCTCACGTTTCAATTGCAGTAAATAAGAAAGTGCCTAAAAAAGTTCTGCTCTTAGGTGGGGGAGATGGTCTTCTTTTGCGTGAGCTTTTAAAATACGATGAAATTGAATCCATCGATTTTATCGAGCTGGATGAAAAGATGCTCGATTTGGCCAAAGGGCGCTTTGCTGAACTCAATCAGCACTCTGTTTCTAATCCTAAAGTCAAAGTTCATATCAATGATGGTTTTTACTTTTTAAGAAACACCAACGAGAAGTTTGATGCCATTTTTATCGATTTTCCTTATCCAAACTCATACGACCTGGCGAGGCTTTATAGTGTAGAGTTCTACACGTATGTCAGAAAGGCCTTGAACCCGGATGGATTTGCTATTTTAGATGCTCCTTTCTTCGATAAAGAAAACGAGATCAAAGATAACATTCGTGGGCGAGTTATGGTGACGACGATATTTAATGAAAGAAACCTTCTCAATAACAGCGTTCTGGCCAGCACATTCTATTACGCTGGTTTTAAGACATTCTTCCCTTACCGTATTGCTGATGAGTCTTTTTTATTTGTAAAGCAGGATGCGGGAGCAATTGATTATGATTTTATGGAGAAGTCGGATCTGTCGCGTTTAAGTAAAGAGACGATTATTGAAATGAATAATATCAAAAATCAGAACTTCCCTTACGAGATTTCTTTAAAGCACATCAATTCGATCTTTAAGCCGGCCGTGGTGAAGAGAAACGAATTCTAA
- a CDS encoding TIGR04552 family protein → MDLKVPNSLLMISDISQLFLMATDDNIVKKEDKLWAEVVLKVMHTIMHADKDLRSNYFNIVQTQIFDRFYKYVFRSDDDKLFIGVRGTEDRVPLVDFETKSKKTRESIIIKLLHKAENVAEELFDRVGVRFITHTRFDSLRLIRFLLEKNIVIPHNNKPSRAINTMINMPKFKESHQSLLKMAIRNNLSEERFLAAMERAAVEAQLEPSENERNKHTSKAYQSIQFTCRQLIEYKNPFLQEFNDLRRIAKNSNPEENELARRVLNMDISLVARDIRFFYPYEIQVVDQEAFKANSQGDASHQEYKRQQVRSAMKRVFKSIIEYKQIEI, encoded by the coding sequence CTGGATCTTAAAGTTCCCAATTCTCTTTTGATGATTTCAGATATCAGCCAGCTTTTTTTAATGGCGACAGACGACAACATCGTCAAGAAAGAAGATAAGCTTTGGGCGGAAGTTGTTTTAAAAGTTATGCATACAATTATGCACGCTGATAAAGATCTTCGTTCGAATTACTTTAATATCGTTCAGACTCAGATCTTTGATCGTTTCTATAAATATGTTTTTAGAAGTGATGATGACAAACTCTTTATTGGAGTCAGAGGAACTGAGGACCGCGTGCCTTTAGTTGATTTTGAAACGAAATCTAAAAAGACCCGTGAAAGTATTATCATTAAACTTCTACATAAAGCTGAAAACGTAGCTGAAGAACTCTTTGATAGAGTTGGTGTGCGTTTTATCACTCACACGCGTTTTGATTCTCTGAGATTGATTCGTTTCCTGCTGGAAAAGAATATCGTTATTCCTCATAACAATAAACCAAGCCGTGCGATCAACACCATGATCAATATGCCGAAGTTTAAAGAGTCTCACCAGTCGCTTTTAAAAATGGCCATCAGAAACAATCTTTCTGAGGAGCGTTTTTTAGCTGCAATGGAAAGAGCGGCAGTAGAGGCACAGCTTGAGCCTTCAGAGAATGAGAGAAACAAACATACATCTAAGGCATATCAGTCGATTCAATTTACTTGTCGTCAGCTGATTGAGTACAAGAATCCATTCCTCCAGGAGTTTAATGACTTAAGAAGGATTGCGAAGAATTCTAACCCTGAAGAAAACGAGCTTGCCCGCCGAGTTCTTAATATGGATATCTCACTGGTGGCCAGAGATATTCGTTTCTTCTATCCATACGAAATTCAAGTTGTAGATCAGGAAGCTTTCAAAGCTAACTCACAAGGGGATGCTTCTCACCAGGAGTACAAACGTCAACAGGTGAGATCGGCAATGAAGCGCGTCTTCAAATCTATTATCGAATACAAGCAAATCGAAATCTAA
- the greA gene encoding transcription elongation factor GreA, which translates to MDELPITLAGKNKLEAELNQLVKVEREELKVAIAEARELGDLKENAEYHAAKEKQGIIEGRIAQLQGILARSRVVEVSKIKSTKVVFGATVSLLDVEKNVNITYKIVGEDESDIRDNKISYNSPLGKALIGKEEGDTVIVKAPKGDIEYEIESFEFVD; encoded by the coding sequence ATGGATGAATTGCCAATCACATTAGCTGGTAAAAACAAGCTAGAGGCTGAGCTTAACCAACTTGTTAAAGTTGAGCGCGAAGAGCTTAAAGTGGCGATTGCCGAAGCCCGTGAACTGGGTGACTTAAAAGAAAACGCCGAATACCATGCAGCTAAAGAAAAACAAGGAATCATTGAAGGGCGAATCGCTCAACTTCAAGGTATCCTGGCGCGCTCGCGCGTTGTTGAAGTCAGCAAAATCAAAAGTACAAAAGTTGTTTTTGGTGCAACTGTTTCTCTTTTAGATGTAGAAAAAAACGTTAATATCACTTATAAAATTGTTGGCGAAGATGAATCTGATATCCGCGACAATAAAATTTCATACAACAGCCCATTGGGTAAAGCGCTTATCGGAAAAGAAGAAGGCGATACAGTTATCGTGAAAGCACCAAAAGGTGACATCGAATACGAGATTGAATCATTTGAATTCGTTGACTGA
- a CDS encoding S-adenosylmethionine decarboxylase: MDTRSQHLLFDAVCERDFTAADIEHIKDVIEKNLTVVSKIEHKFTPHGETIVFILAESHFSLHTYPENRFISLDIYVCNMETDLKKIVNEISKVVPFEKVDQRFLSRGKIGTPVTSNNLNLIYLVTVITACCSILYELLLAQALSTTMGNTALRYNTTIGLYIAAMGFGALLYKKFVKRDVLEEFVKYELLLSLVGGSAPVLALVFDYAFNNIAKSSGVPYFSNWIQMPLFTLNHVLIVVIGFLSGLELPLLIDMGKKFDKRKGSYVLAYDYFGTLIGAILFPIMILPQLHIFTIGYVVSAMNILVALFVMIKLKIDNNKYKLFIAIMLIGWALLIFNSDTVNEMIIQKFYFGGQP; this comes from the coding sequence ATGGACACGAGGTCCCAGCATTTGTTATTTGATGCCGTCTGTGAACGCGATTTCACAGCTGCGGACATCGAACACATAAAAGATGTCATTGAAAAAAATCTGACGGTGGTGAGTAAGATTGAACATAAGTTTACTCCTCATGGAGAAACAATTGTTTTTATCCTGGCAGAGTCGCATTTTTCACTGCACACTTACCCGGAAAATCGTTTTATCTCGCTGGATATTTATGTCTGCAATATGGAAACGGATTTAAAGAAGATCGTAAACGAAATCTCTAAGGTTGTGCCTTTTGAGAAGGTGGACCAGCGTTTCCTTTCTCGAGGGAAAATCGGAACACCTGTTACTTCAAATAATTTAAACTTAATTTATCTTGTGACGGTTATTACTGCTTGCTGCAGTATTCTTTATGAACTTCTTTTAGCTCAAGCTCTTTCAACGACGATGGGGAATACGGCCCTTCGCTACAACACAACGATCGGTCTTTATATCGCGGCCATGGGATTTGGTGCTCTTCTTTATAAAAAGTTTGTGAAACGAGATGTCCTGGAAGAGTTTGTTAAGTACGAGCTTCTTCTTTCTTTGGTCGGTGGATCGGCCCCTGTCCTGGCCCTGGTTTTCGATTATGCTTTTAACAACATCGCTAAAAGTAGTGGAGTCCCGTATTTTTCAAACTGGATTCAAATGCCACTTTTTACTCTAAATCACGTTTTGATTGTGGTTATTGGTTTCTTGTCAGGCCTGGAGCTTCCGCTTCTTATTGATATGGGGAAAAAATTTGACAAGAGAAAGGGAAGTTACGTTTTAGCTTACGATTATTTTGGAACACTCATTGGAGCGATTCTTTTTCCTATTATGATTCTTCCTCAGTTACATATCTTCACCATTGGTTATGTCGTTTCAGCAATGAATATCCTGGTGGCGTTATTTGTGATGATTAAACTTAAAATTGACAATAATAAGTACAAACTCTTTATTGCTATAATGCTCATCGGATGGGCACTCTTGATTTTCAATTCAGACACGGTCAATGAAATGATTATTCAGAAATTTTACTTTGGTGGTCAGCCATGA
- a CDS encoding phosphatidylglycerophosphatase A family protein, whose product MNDANRPERTRPDILFLSFFGVGFLPKAPGTWGTLATLPFLYFIGRFNPPFFLFIPFIVIVTLISSFVTDSVQKKFNLHDPQFIVIDEVLGMTTAWLFIQKHNLAHLFVLFILFRAFDIKKIWPASYFDQEVHHGAGTILDDIVSGVYAGVVYLGINYLFGQYLNFI is encoded by the coding sequence ATGAATGATGCTAATCGACCAGAACGAACAAGACCAGATATTCTTTTCCTCTCTTTCTTTGGTGTAGGTTTTTTGCCTAAAGCACCTGGAACGTGGGGAACTCTTGCTACGCTTCCATTTCTCTACTTCATCGGAAGATTTAATCCTCCGTTTTTTCTATTCATTCCATTCATTGTTATCGTGACCCTGATTTCTTCATTTGTCACAGATAGCGTGCAAAAAAAATTCAATCTGCACGATCCACAGTTTATCGTGATCGACGAAGTTTTAGGAATGACCACTGCGTGGTTATTCATTCAAAAACATAACCTCGCTCACCTCTTTGTCCTCTTTATTCTCTTTCGCGCATTCGATATTAAGAAGATCTGGCCAGCGTCGTATTTCGACCAAGAAGTGCATCATGGTGCGGGAACTATTCTCGATGACATCGTCAGCGGTGTGTATGCCGGAGTTGTCTACTTGGGCATTAACTACCTTTTCGGCCAATATTTAAATTTTATCTAA
- a CDS encoding FHA domain-containing protein, translated as MLHLEILSSSDPLAVGLYEFEFNRVHIGRSKKNDLIFLDSELPLQYMTIQIIQDKHGPGLVVKSLTRSPFFFVNGKKISGALKIRPNDVIAFGENKIKIHAFAPTTDETDLSEAFKGFAANASELRFALDFIEEVLIEVEEKTQNV; from the coding sequence ATGTTACACTTGGAAATTTTATCTTCGAGCGATCCTCTAGCTGTCGGACTCTACGAGTTTGAATTCAATCGCGTTCATATTGGCCGCTCAAAGAAAAACGATCTTATTTTTTTAGACAGCGAACTTCCGCTCCAGTACATGACGATTCAAATTATTCAGGACAAACACGGACCGGGGCTTGTAGTGAAGAGTTTAACCCGCTCTCCTTTTTTCTTCGTCAATGGAAAGAAGATCAGCGGTGCTTTAAAGATCCGTCCCAATGATGTGATTGCCTTTGGTGAAAACAAAATTAAAATCCACGCTTTTGCTCCTACAACTGATGAAACAGATTTAAGCGAAGCTTTCAAAGGATTTGCAGCCAACGCCAGCGAGCTGAGATTTGCCCTGGACTTCATTGAAGAAGTATTGATTGAAGTAGAAGAGAAAACCCAAAATGTTTAA
- a CDS encoding ABC1 kinase family protein, with protein MDLIKAGIGISKTIRNVGRLQEIVMVFARHGFDEFITKNTTNKIPNFVLPKSKKTITEELADKSEKDWNQVLGFRLRKCFEELGPAFIKFGQLLSSRDDLFHPSFLEEMRMLRDKVKPVEFEDVRSSIERAVGKKVEEAFSSFQKEAIGTASIGVVYKAVLHDGTPVVIKVRRPGIEKEIETDFSILMFLAIQAERVSKELKYLGISRVVNDFALTLHRELNFHVEALNCERLRKNIEKHDDQKMYYIPKVFKEYSTEDVLVIEELIGIPFSDNEAILSRKSEVIPKMEYGVRLFLKTFLKDGFFHADLHGGNFFYLEDGKIGLIDFGLMGSLSKSGRHHFIAIIYAILSYNYENLVYEFLDVAEYETIPDTDALIRDVRESLSPFVGLSVKQTNFSDLLAVVLSTLKKHQIYLPREWYIIFRALITLDGVGKQLGIDLNIFGILEGDIEEIIESTFSKDELLEEAAWAARDLTSTMRVLPRHIKWFLRDFAKKGYAIEVKNTGYEKEFNAAVGAITFTGFALVASVMFFSGIFIIGAKDISHWSQIPTGSWIMWSMGILLFSSGIASLRR; from the coding sequence ATGGATTTGATTAAAGCTGGTATTGGAATTTCAAAAACAATCAGGAACGTCGGTCGACTGCAGGAAATCGTCATGGTTTTTGCCAGACACGGTTTCGATGAATTCATCACGAAAAATACTACTAATAAAATACCAAATTTTGTTTTACCTAAATCTAAAAAAACGATCACAGAGGAGCTTGCGGATAAGTCGGAAAAAGATTGGAACCAAGTGTTGGGATTTCGCCTGCGTAAATGTTTTGAAGAGTTGGGGCCGGCCTTTATTAAGTTCGGTCAGTTACTAAGTTCCCGCGACGATCTTTTTCATCCATCTTTCCTTGAAGAAATGAGGATGCTTAGAGACAAAGTTAAGCCAGTTGAATTTGAAGATGTAAGATCCAGCATCGAAAGAGCTGTCGGTAAAAAAGTTGAAGAGGCGTTTAGTTCATTCCAAAAAGAAGCTATCGGTACAGCTTCAATCGGTGTTGTCTATAAAGCAGTGTTACATGATGGGACTCCGGTTGTTATTAAAGTTAGACGTCCGGGAATTGAAAAAGAAATTGAAACAGATTTCTCTATCCTGATGTTTCTTGCCATTCAGGCAGAGAGAGTCAGTAAAGAGCTTAAGTATCTGGGGATCTCTCGCGTTGTAAATGACTTTGCCCTGACACTTCACCGCGAATTAAACTTTCATGTTGAAGCCCTTAACTGTGAGCGTTTGAGAAAGAACATTGAAAAACATGATGACCAGAAGATGTATTACATCCCAAAGGTTTTCAAAGAGTATTCAACTGAAGACGTCCTGGTCATTGAAGAACTCATAGGTATTCCTTTCTCAGATAACGAAGCAATTCTTTCAAGAAAGAGCGAAGTGATTCCAAAGATGGAATACGGAGTAAGGCTTTTCTTAAAGACGTTTTTAAAAGATGGCTTCTTCCACGCTGATCTTCATGGTGGGAATTTCTTTTATCTTGAAGACGGAAAAATCGGTCTGATCGATTTTGGTTTGATGGGAAGTTTAAGTAAGAGTGGGCGCCACCATTTTATTGCCATCATCTATGCCATTCTTTCATATAATTACGAAAACCTGGTTTATGAATTTTTAGATGTAGCAGAATACGAGACAATTCCAGATACAGACGCTCTTATCCGCGATGTCCGCGAATCATTAAGTCCGTTTGTTGGGCTTTCGGTAAAGCAGACAAACTTCTCTGATCTTTTAGCCGTTGTTTTAAGCACGCTCAAAAAACACCAGATATATCTTCCTCGCGAATGGTACATTATCTTTAGAGCTCTGATCACTCTTGATGGTGTAGGAAAACAATTGGGTATTGACCTGAATATTTTCGGAATCCTTGAAGGAGATATCGAAGAAATCATTGAGAGCACTTTTAGCAAAGATGAACTTTTAGAAGAAGCTGCCTGGGCCGCGAGAGATTTAACATCTACCATGCGTGTTCTTCCACGCCACATAAAATGGTTCCTGCGCGACTTCGCTAAAAAGGGCTACGCGATTGAAGTCAAAAACACTGGATACGAAAAAGAGTTCAACGCTGCTGTTGGGGCCATCACTTTTACGGGGTTTGCTCTCGTAGCTTCAGTCATGTTCTTTTCTGGTATCTTTATAATAGGAGCAAAAGACATCTCTCACTGGAGCCAGATTCCGACAGGAAGCTGGATTATGTGGAGTATGGGTATCCTATTGTTCTCTTCAGGTATTGCCAGCCTTCGCCGCTAG
- a CDS encoding ATP-dependent DNA helicase RecG has translation MNSLTEKKTSKKELAWSSSLEDLLGKASKKSYEKLVLAGITEISDFLWVFPLRVVELPPLRSFEHIEEGRIFIGRAKVLNVQAKPNFRIRGRGKAMLYNIMVHVQDLLSDKILTLKWFNSYGSVTSKISKCTYIEFMGEASVFNGQHQFANPDFFPLETPDDPSPFVTVSNELKIQYPTVNTVPGVQIKKFIDKIPKNLWDNIPETLPKSLMTKNNFLSLGDSFKVIHAKIKPNADLEKRAESRLIYEEFFEDQLKIYLRRKYFKKPKAKKYEVSEEVYSSFTKLYPYDLTVDQAKTLHDIRRDLKSEHPMMRLVQGDVGCGKTTVAMIAAMIVIENGGQTALMCPTEALAMQHFASARELFGDDTVKFRLILGSTPAKEKKQIQADLLSGDIDFIIGTHSLIQETIQFKELGLAIIDEQHKFGVDQRIKLTSKGQGTHCLIMSATPIPRSLSLTQYGDLDISSIKTMPSGRKGHKTRIVTEETYQQYLNFLMTRLSLGEQVYVVVPAINESAEQDFHNLTDTLERYRKYFPKFRIEGLHGQMKPDEKAKMFTDFKAHNIDILVSTSVIEVGINVLNATIMAIINPERFGLSSLHQLRGRVGRGDKPGFCFLVNDKKISTLSMERLKVIESNTDGFKIAEEDLKLRGEGDLFGTDQSGSLSQKRLANIVLHADILYQAREDAFELIKAQDPDIGRLLEKFSSDSRIFTTV, from the coding sequence TTGAATTCGTTGACTGAGAAAAAAACATCAAAGAAAGAACTGGCATGGTCTTCAAGTCTTGAAGACCTGCTGGGTAAAGCTTCCAAAAAATCCTACGAAAAACTCGTTCTCGCTGGCATCACTGAAATTTCTGACTTCCTTTGGGTTTTTCCCCTAAGAGTTGTCGAACTTCCTCCCCTTCGCAGCTTTGAGCACATCGAAGAAGGGCGCATTTTCATCGGACGCGCCAAAGTTTTAAACGTTCAGGCCAAACCCAATTTCCGCATCCGCGGTCGTGGGAAGGCCATGCTTTATAACATCATGGTACACGTTCAAGATTTACTCTCTGATAAAATCCTGACTCTGAAATGGTTTAACTCATACGGCTCAGTGACTTCAAAAATTTCCAAATGCACCTATATCGAATTCATGGGTGAAGCCTCTGTTTTTAACGGCCAACACCAGTTCGCTAACCCGGATTTTTTCCCGTTGGAAACTCCGGATGACCCTTCCCCTTTTGTCACTGTTTCCAATGAACTAAAAATCCAGTACCCAACAGTGAACACTGTCCCGGGCGTGCAGATTAAAAAATTCATTGATAAGATCCCTAAAAATCTTTGGGACAATATCCCTGAAACTCTGCCAAAGAGTTTAATGACTAAAAATAATTTCCTTTCTCTTGGCGATTCTTTCAAAGTGATTCACGCCAAAATTAAGCCCAATGCAGATTTAGAAAAACGCGCCGAAAGCCGTTTGATCTACGAAGAATTCTTCGAAGACCAATTGAAAATTTATCTAAGAAGAAAATACTTCAAAAAGCCAAAAGCTAAAAAATATGAAGTAAGCGAAGAGGTCTACTCATCATTTACTAAACTCTACCCTTATGATTTGACTGTCGATCAGGCCAAAACGCTTCATGACATCCGCCGCGATTTAAAGAGTGAGCACCCAATGATGAGGCTGGTTCAAGGTGACGTGGGTTGTGGGAAAACAACTGTCGCCATGATCGCTGCTATGATCGTTATCGAAAATGGCGGGCAAACGGCACTGATGTGTCCAACAGAAGCACTGGCCATGCAGCACTTCGCTTCGGCCCGGGAACTTTTTGGCGACGACACCGTGAAATTCCGCCTGATCCTGGGTTCCACTCCAGCGAAGGAGAAAAAGCAAATCCAGGCCGATTTGTTAAGCGGAGATATTGATTTTATCATTGGGACACACTCACTGATTCAAGAAACTATTCAGTTTAAAGAGTTAGGTCTTGCCATCATTGATGAGCAACATAAGTTTGGTGTCGATCAAAGAATTAAATTAACCAGTAAAGGCCAGGGCACTCATTGCTTGATTATGTCAGCAACCCCTATTCCAAGGTCATTGAGTTTGACTCAATATGGAGACCTCGACATTTCTTCTATTAAAACGATGCCCAGCGGACGCAAAGGTCACAAAACCAGAATCGTGACTGAAGAAACTTACCAGCAGTACTTAAATTTCTTGATGACTCGATTGTCCTTAGGGGAACAGGTTTATGTCGTTGTTCCGGCGATTAATGAAAGTGCCGAACAAGACTTCCATAACCTGACAGATACGCTGGAGAGGTACCGCAAGTATTTCCCAAAATTCCGCATTGAAGGACTTCATGGCCAGATGAAGCCCGATGAAAAAGCGAAAATGTTCACTGACTTTAAGGCCCACAATATTGATATTCTAGTTTCAACCAGTGTTATTGAAGTTGGGATCAACGTTTTAAACGCTACCATTATGGCGATTATTAACCCTGAGCGCTTCGGCCTTTCTTCCCTGCACCAGCTGCGTGGACGCGTTGGTCGCGGGGACAAACCGGGATTTTGTTTTTTAGTTAACGATAAAAAGATTTCTACCCTTTCAATGGAAAGACTTAAAGTCATTGAAAGCAACACCGATGGTTTTAAGATTGCCGAAGAAGACTTAAAACTCCGTGGCGAAGGTGATCTTTTTGGGACAGACCAGTCTGGAAGTTTATCGCAAAAACGCCTGGCCAACATCGTTTTACATGCCGACATTCTTTATCAGGCCCGCGAAGACGCCTTTGAATTAATCAAGGCCCAGGACCCGGATATCGGCCGGCTTCTGGAGAAGTTTTCATCTGATTCGCGAATTTTTACGACCGTTTAA
- a CDS encoding alpha/beta fold hydrolase has translation MFKKNHPNYFYTSDGIRLFYNTNFPPQELNPEKPVVVFIYGLLCSNNHFKYQIPFFEEQGYQILLHDYRFHFASSCDGDLETCNFPNIAKDLHELLAELNIKKTLFVGHSMGVNICLEHARRYPEDVTAQVLISGTVVPPQDIMFDSNIVDITMPYIEAFTKKYPELYKSVWKHSFKNPIAQYAIFDGGFNKKQVEMEFVQLYMKKISELPETLFFHLLKLMHDHDVINHLESIQTPTLVIGGDKDKIIPNYLQQILTKHLPKSQLYIVKNGSHVPQADFPDMINNRINQFTKKTLKA, from the coding sequence ATGTTTAAGAAAAACCACCCGAACTATTTTTATACCAGTGATGGAATTCGTCTTTTTTACAATACGAATTTTCCTCCGCAGGAGCTTAATCCTGAAAAACCGGTGGTGGTATTTATTTACGGTCTTCTTTGCAGCAACAATCACTTCAAATATCAAATTCCTTTTTTTGAAGAACAAGGCTATCAGATTCTTTTACACGACTACCGCTTTCACTTCGCCTCATCATGTGACGGCGACCTGGAGACGTGTAACTTTCCAAACATTGCTAAAGACCTTCATGAGCTTTTAGCTGAACTCAATATCAAAAAAACTCTGTTTGTTGGCCACAGCATGGGTGTGAATATCTGTCTTGAGCACGCCCGCCGCTACCCAGAAGACGTGACGGCACAAGTTCTTATCTCCGGCACAGTAGTTCCTCCACAGGACATTATGTTCGACTCAAACATTGTCGATATCACTATGCCTTATATTGAAGCCTTCACTAAAAAATACCCGGAGCTTTATAAATCCGTTTGGAAACACTCTTTTAAAAACCCGATCGCTCAGTATGCGATCTTTGATGGTGGATTTAACAAGAAACAAGTTGAGATGGAATTCGTTCAGCTTTACATGAAAAAGATCAGCGAACTTCCAGAGACATTATTCTTTCACCTTCTAAAACTAATGCACGACCATGATGTTATCAATCATCTGGAATCTATCCAAACTCCGACCTTAGTTATTGGAGGAGATAAAGATAAAATCATTCCAAATTATCTTCAACAGATCCTCACAAAACACCTGCCAAAAAGCCAGCTCTACATTGTAAAAAATGGCTCGCATGTGCCACAAGCGGATTTCCCCGATATGATCAACAACAGAATCAATCAGTTCACTAAAAAAACATTGAAAGCTTAG